The DNA sequence AGCCTCTGATGCCTGCTCTGCCTCCCTTTCGCTCGCGGATCCTAGACACGGGGGGAAAGGAGGATCCCGCTCCCTGGCGCAGAGAGCCGCCTTTCCCAGAAAGCAGCGTGGCTCAGGCGTCCTTGGCTGGACGGGGCGGGCCTGTGGAGGCCTTGGGCCGAGCGCCCCCTGATGGAGAACGCCTCCCAGGACAGCAAGGGAGCCTGGCACCAGCTGCCCCTGCCCAATGGGACTGGCAGTGGCCCTAGCAGCATTGGCAGCTTCAAGGTGCTCTCTGGCTCGCTGGTAGTGCTGCTGGTGCTGAGCACCTTGGCCGGCAACAGCCTGGTCTGCCTGGCCGTGATCCGCTTCCGCCACCTCCGGGCCAAGGTCACCAATTGGTTTGTGCTCTCGCTGGCCGTCTCCGACCTCTGCGTGGCCCTCCTCGTCATGCCCTGGAAGGCTGTCACCGAAGTGTCTGGGGGCGCCTGGCTCTTTGGCAGCAGCTTCTGCGACATCTGGGTGGCCTTCGACATCATGTGCTGCACGGCCTCCATCTTCCACCTCTGCATCATCAGCCTGGACCGGTACTGGGCCATCGCCAGCCCCTTCCGCTACGAGCGGCGCATGACCCCGGGCCTGGCGTCCGCCATGATCGCTCTGGCATGGATTCTCTCCATCCTCATCTCCTTCATCCCCGTCCAGCTCCACTGGCACAAAGCTGAGGAAGCCAGGAGCCCCGATCGCTCGCTGTCACCACAACGCTGCGACGCCAGGCTCAACCGCACATATGCCATTGCCTCCTCCTTGATCAGCTTCTACATCCCGGTGACAATTATGATCGGGACCTACACGCAGATCTACCGCATCGCTCAGGCTCAGATCCGCCGCATCTCTTCTCTGGAAAGGGCAGGAGGGCTTGGTCCAACCCAAGGGAAAGAGCCGGCCTCCTCTCTGCGGAGTTCGCTTTGCAAGGAGACCAAAGTGCTCCAGACCTTATCTATCATCGTTGGGGTCTTTGTTTGCTGCTGGCTGCCATTCTTTCTCCTCAACTGCCTTCTGCCCTTCTGCGAGTCGAGGCCGGACATCAGTGGACCTCCAAGGCAGGACCCCTGCATCAGCCAAACTGTCTTCAATGTTTTCATGTGGCTTGGCTGGGCCAATTCCTCTGTCAACCCTGTCATCTATGCTTTCAATGCAGACTTCAGACGGGCCTTTGCGAGCCTCCTGGGCTGCCGTGGCCGTAGCCTTCCTTGCCGGACTGCCAACAGCTCCACTGTCGAGAGAGTCAACTTAAGCAATGAGCTGGCATCCTATCACCATAACTCTTCTTGTCACAGGGGAGGGAGCATCTCAGCTCCGTTCATTCCACCTGCCATCGGTGCGTGGAGTCACTCACTACCCCACACAGTGGATTTCCAAGGAGAAGACGACAGCTGTGGGAGACCCCTCTTAGAGAAAGAGAGGCCACCATCTTGTCCAGCCACTCATACCAGTGAGTCTAGAAATCTTGATCGGCCAGCTTTGCTCCCCTTTGAATGTGAGACGGAGATATCATTGGATACTCTGACTCCCTTTACAGAGATGGCTGGGCATTAGAATCTCTACAGCACAGTACAGAACATATGGATGGATAGGGCCACCTAACAACACTGACTGAATATAGCTACAGAGCTACATTACACAAAAAGTCATGTTTAGTCTGGCCAAAGGCATGTTTTGTCCGGTGTCTTATTTCCCACCGTGGCCAGCAACTTGACTCTTGGAAACCCTTAAGGGAGTCAGGTGAAGATTAGCGTTTTCTCGCTGTTTTCCCTCTTTGATAGGAATCCAGGAGCATGCTGCCTCTGAAGCTGGAGGTAGCTTACAGCCATTACAATCATACTTCGTGAATTGAAGCCATCGTAAGTCATTTTTCATTTATCAAGGTGCTTGGTTCTTAGTGAGGTGAGAAACTTGGGGGTGGGGTTCATATGAttccaaatacacacacacttcttcTAAGGAAATTATTTTGGAGATTCGGGTTCTTGTCCCCACTCAAAATTCACTGGATGACAATTTGACTAGTCACTCTGTCTCAGCCTGGCCCAGTTCACAAGGAAGTTGTGAAGAAAAAGTGCAGAAGAGGATAAAATGGGGGAGAAGCAGAGCATTGAAGTCATTGAGATAAAGGtggaataaaaatgcaaaatatgtgtgcatacacacacacacacacacatgaaattgTGTAAGTCTTACCTTACAGTCTAAAAAAGTGCATTTCAAGATGGTAGTCCATGGATCAATGCATGACCGAAATCTGTTGACTACCAGTTCTTGGGAAGTTTCCAGGAAACAAAACACCAGCAAGAGATACTAAGGACAAATATAAGAATTAGTCCCTGGCAtattaggaaaaaaaaaagactgctGGTACCTCCACTATCAG is a window from the Anolis carolinensis isolate JA03-04 chromosome 3, rAnoCar3.1.pri, whole genome shotgun sequence genome containing:
- the LOC100568121 gene encoding D(1) dopamine receptor codes for the protein MENASQDSKGAWHQLPLPNGTGSGPSSIGSFKVLSGSLVVLLVLSTLAGNSLVCLAVIRFRHLRAKVTNWFVLSLAVSDLCVALLVMPWKAVTEVSGGAWLFGSSFCDIWVAFDIMCCTASIFHLCIISLDRYWAIASPFRYERRMTPGLASAMIALAWILSILISFIPVQLHWHKAEEARSPDRSLSPQRCDARLNRTYAIASSLISFYIPVTIMIGTYTQIYRIAQAQIRRISSLERAGGLGPTQGKEPASSLRSSLCKETKVLQTLSIIVGVFVCCWLPFFLLNCLLPFCESRPDISGPPRQDPCISQTVFNVFMWLGWANSSVNPVIYAFNADFRRAFASLLGCRGRSLPCRTANSSTVERVNLSNELASYHHNSSCHRGGSISAPFIPPAIGAWSHSLPHTVDFQGEDDSCGRPLLEKERPPSCPATHTSESRNLDRPALLPFECETEISLDTLTPFTEMAGH